Proteins found in one Oscarella lobularis chromosome 16, ooOscLobu1.1, whole genome shotgun sequence genomic segment:
- the LOC136196813 gene encoding uncharacterized protein, whose product MASTRTRCCCLGFLVTTTIFLIISTSILAGGVLNRIRGGYLNVSDDLPAYNTTAGYWQAHVVTRLVFAVPVGLMTGLVGWHAKGGLVTGITTWFSLYIGWGCYMNLGEDANGYLSRSGVFDWILGRQLEGWPYTRRVIRDYTGMSLRGLAWTAPTGYALYYMGYGWQYALSGSLMAIFYFAGAHTQIRSSALENDFGAGVPASEFYWGAFIWLALAFSAVARITEHFLKKWEREARRRDRASDAYPRPSYKRSRWTKAKFGRKASAVVYELTMGAINCVFAASVVFYALVAQDDVRNKGQTFFGIFTAFLFLLTCQTFTMGRAWTLARVKKATAAAVARERRRSSAEVRAKISVGSRNHFSRTNSGAMGAPDPFGAPFLGRTIVPVDEALPTYQEIESMEEAPRVITINDEESGEEDYSGLRAYRAGIEPERPKSFAWDFVEILHMAAGWIRNLVGLLGMLATCVTFLLCLFAAAWNAHTPRFIQTNSTTCEQAPLYEIFSGMTSSD is encoded by the exons aTGGCGTCGACTCGCacccgctgctgctgccttGGTTTCctcgtcacgacgacgatattTTTGATTATCAGCACCTCTATACTCGCGGGCGGCGTCTTGAATCGCATACGCGGCGGCTATTTGAACGTGAGCGACGATTTGCCAGCGTACAATACGACGGCTGGCTATTGGCAAGCGCACGTCGTCACGCGTCTCGTCTTCGCGGTACCAGTAGGCCTAATGACG GGCTTGGTCGGTTGGCACGCAAAAGGCGGCCTCGTAACCGGAATCACGACCTGGTTCTCGCTCTACATCGGCTGGGGCTGCTACATGAACCTGGGCGAAGATGCGAACGGCTACCTGAG TCGGTCCGGCGTTTTTGACTGGATACTAGGCCGCCAGTTGGAAGGCTGGCCGTACACGCGTCGCGTCATACGCGACTACACGGGCATGTCGCTGCGCGGTCTCGCGTGGACCGCGCCTACGGGATACGCGCTTTACTACATGGGTTACGGTTGGCAATACGCTCTCTCCGGCAGTCTAATGGCCATATTCTATTTCGCCGGCGCACACACGCAGATACGTTCGAGCGCGCTCGAAAACGATTTCGGCGCCGGCGTACCGGCGTCGGAATTCTACTGGGGCGCCTTCATTTGGCTCGCGCTCGCCTTCTCCGCGGTCGCGCGCATAACCGAACACTTTCTCAAAAAATGGGAACGcgaagcgcgtcgtcgcgatcgcgctTCGGACGCCTATCCGCGACCGTCGTACAAGCGCAGTCGAtggacgaaagcgaaattcGGTCGCAAAGCGTCGGCGGTCGTCTACGAACTAACGATGGGCGCAATCAATTGCGTTTTCGCCGCTTCCGTCGTCTTTTacgcgctcgtcgcgcaGGACGACGTTCGCAATAAGGGTCAAACGTTTTTCGGCATTTTCACTGCTTTCCTCTTCCTGCTCACGTGTCAAACGTTCACGATGGGCCGGGCTTGGACGTTGGCACGTGTTAAAAAggcgacagcggcggcggtggccAGGGAGCGACGCCGCTCGTCGGCCGAGGTGCGCGCTAAAATATCCGTCGGCTCGAGAAATCATTTCTCGCGCACGAATTCGGGCGCCATGGGAGCGCCCGATCCGTtcggggccccctttttGGGTCGCACCATCGtgcccgtcgacgaagcgttgCCCACGTATCAGGAGATCGAGAGTATGGAAGAGGCGCCGCGAGTCATAACGATCAACGACGAGGAAAGCGGCGAGGAGGATTATTCCGGACTGCGCGCCTATAGGGCGGGAATCGAGCCGGAACGGCCGAAATCGTTTGCGTGGgatttcgtcgaaatttTGCACATGGCTGCCGGATGGATTCGGAATCTCGTCGGTCTCTTGGGCATGCTCGCCACGTGCGTCACGTTTTTGCTATGTCTTTTCGCGGCTGCTTGGAATGCTCATACGCCTCGATTTATCCAGACGAATTCTACGACTTGCGAACAGGCGCCTCTATATGAAATATTCAGCGG TATGACAAGTTCAGATTAA